GCCTACCTGCTCAAGCAGAAGGCGCTGCGCCGCGAGAAGTACCCCCTCCTCGTCGAGCTCGAGCCGCTGTTCGCGTGCAACCTCAAGTGCGCCGGCTGCGGCAAGATCGAGCAGCCCGCATCCGTGCTGCGACAGCGCATGTCGGTGGAGCAGGCGGTCGGTGCGGTGCTGGAGAGCGGCGCGCCGGCGGTGTCCATCGCCGGCGGCGAGCCCCTGATGCACAAGCAGATCGACGAGATCGTGCGCCAGCTGCTCGCCAAGCGCAAGATCGTCTTCCTGTGCACCAACGCCGTGCTGCTGCCCAAGCACATCGACAAGTTCACCCCGCACCGCAACTTCGCGTGGATGGTGCACATCGACGGCCTCCGCGACCGGCACGACGCCTCCGTCTGCAAGGACGGCGTCTTCGACCAGGCCGTCGCGGCCATCAAGGACGCCAAGGCGCGCGGCTTCCGCGTCATGACCAACACCACGTTCTTCGACACCGACTCGCCGCAGGACGTCATCGACGTGCTCGACTTCCTCAACGACGAGCTCGGCGTCGACAACATGCAGATCTCCCCCGGCTACGCCTACGAGAAGGCCCCCGACCAGGAGCACTGGCTCGGCGTCGAGCAGACCCGCGCGCTGTTCTCCAAGGCGTTCGCCGACGGGCGGCGCAAGCGCTGGCGCCTCAACCACTCGCCGCTGTTCCTCGACTTCCTCGAGGGCAAGACCGACTTCGAGTGCACACCGTGGGGGATCCCGTCCTACTCGCTGCTCGGGTGGCAGCGGCCGTGCTACCTGCTCGACGACGGCTATGCGGCGACCTACCGCGAGCTGGTGGAGGAGACCGACTGGTCGAAGTTCGGCCGCGGCAAGGACCCGCGGTGCGAGAACTGCATGGCGCACTGCGGCTACGAGCCGACGGCCGTGATCGCCACGATGGGCTCGCTGCGGGAGTCGGTGCGGGCCGCGGTCGGAGCCTGAGGTGACGGTACGGTGCCCGGCCGACCTGCGCGCCCTACCGGCCGACCGCCTCCCGGAGCTCGCCGCGCAGCTGCGCGACGTGCTCGTCGACGTCGTCCCGCGTACCGGTGGCCACCTGGGCCCGAACCTCGGCGTCGTGGAGCTGACCCTGGCGCTGCACCGGGTGTTCGAGAGCCCCCGCGACCCGCTCGTCTGGGACACCGGGCACCAGGCCTACGTCCACAAGATGCTCACCGGGCGCGCTGCCGCGATGGGCGGGCTGCGCAGCGACGGCGGCCTCTCGGGCTACCCGTCGCGCGCCGAGAGCGTGCACGACCTGGTGGAGAACAGCCATGCCTCGACCTCGCTGGCCTACGCCGACGGGCTGGCCGCGG
Above is a window of Motilibacter peucedani DNA encoding:
- the hpnH gene encoding adenosyl-hopene transferase HpnH, with amino-acid sequence MAMPLRQNLKIGAYLLKQKALRREKYPLLVELEPLFACNLKCAGCGKIEQPASVLRQRMSVEQAVGAVLESGAPAVSIAGGEPLMHKQIDEIVRQLLAKRKIVFLCTNAVLLPKHIDKFTPHRNFAWMVHIDGLRDRHDASVCKDGVFDQAVAAIKDAKARGFRVMTNTTFFDTDSPQDVIDVLDFLNDELGVDNMQISPGYAYEKAPDQEHWLGVEQTRALFSKAFADGRRKRWRLNHSPLFLDFLEGKTDFECTPWGIPSYSLLGWQRPCYLLDDGYAATYRELVEETDWSKFGRGKDPRCENCMAHCGYEPTAVIATMGSLRESVRAAVGA